The following are from one region of the Methanospirillum hungatei genome:
- a CDS encoding Era-like GTP-binding protein, which translates to MGISQTLSRILSGLFQKKTARIGIYGPPNAGKTTLANRIAEDWSGAISGTTSEVPHETRRAIRTGNITITSSNGRSITIDIVDTPGVTTRVDYKEFLEYGIEREDAITRAREATEGVAEAMHWLREDIDGVIYMIDATLDPFAQVNIMMIGIIESRKLPVIIAANKIDLPDAAPQRIRSAFPQHPVVPVSCLDGTQIESLYEEMVQHFR; encoded by the coding sequence ATGGGTATAAGCCAGACACTCTCGCGAATCCTATCAGGTCTTTTTCAGAAGAAAACCGCCCGCATTGGTATTTATGGCCCACCAAATGCGGGAAAAACAACTCTTGCAAACAGGATAGCTGAAGACTGGTCAGGAGCAATTTCTGGAACAACCAGTGAGGTGCCCCATGAGACCAGACGAGCAATAAGAACAGGAAACATTACCATAACCAGTTCAAATGGCCGCTCAATTACTATCGATATTGTTGATACACCCGGCGTTACCACCAGGGTTGACTATAAAGAGTTTTTAGAATACGGGATAGAACGGGAAGATGCGATAACCCGGGCACGCGAAGCGACAGAAGGAGTTGCAGAGGCCATGCACTGGCTTAGAGAGGATATTGATGGGGTCATCTATATGATCGATGCAACCCTCGATCCCTTTGCACAAGTCAATATCATGATGATTGGTATCATCGAGAGCAGGAAACTGCCGGTGATTATCGCAGCAAACAAGATCGATCTTCCTGATGCGGCACCTCAACGGATACGAAGTGCATTCCCCCAGCATCCGGTTGTGCCGGTTTCATGTCTTGATGGAACCCAGATAGAAAGTCTCTATGAAGAGATGGTCCAGCATTTCAGGTGA
- a CDS encoding CBS domain-containing protein: MSYNSDTIQLETKVPVREIMRTNPKTIDYHATVAHAARKMCSKDPSGSCIVLKDGVAVGIVTEQDINCKVVARDLRPSEVHVSEIMTSPLITISTDKTVEDAAHLMIHNRVRRLPIINEKGVVIGIVSVRDIVAVSTEINELMGELVVINRADEISSGMCSRCGQMSDDLTSVDGTLICPNCMEDDRL; encoded by the coding sequence ATGAGCTATAACAGTGACACGATCCAGCTCGAGACCAAGGTCCCAGTGCGGGAGATAATGCGAACGAACCCCAAGACTATTGATTATCATGCAACGGTAGCGCATGCTGCACGAAAAATGTGCAGTAAAGATCCATCTGGCAGTTGTATTGTCCTGAAGGATGGCGTTGCTGTGGGGATAGTAACAGAGCAGGACATAAACTGCAAGGTTGTCGCCCGGGATCTCCGCCCGAGTGAAGTTCATGTCAGTGAGATCATGACTTCACCCTTGATCACGATTAGCACAGATAAAACCGTTGAGGATGCTGCACATCTGATGATCCATAACAGGGTCCGGAGATTGCCCATTATCAATGAAAAAGGTGTCGTGATTGGCATAGTCAGTGTCCGGGACATTGTTGCAGTCAGTACCGAGATCAATGAACTAATGGGGGAGCTGGTTGTCATCAACCGTGCTGACGAAATTAGTTCAGGAATGTGCAGTAGATGTGGACAGATGTCAGATGATCTGACGAGTGTTGATGGAACTCTCATCTGTCCGAACTGCATGGAAGATGACCGGTTATAG
- a CDS encoding CBS domain-containing protein gives MLVSDLMSTPVHAAKPNDTVSYARNQMLRHKISRILVIEDGRALGIITKKDIGFRLRRNNPQWRHRQIDNEPLIRVMSTDLVRLSPDSSIRDALLLLLAHQISGAPVIDQGMVLGILTRTDILRSKIVDKLDVPVTELMHEPVQVTPQHSHGHVVDLIKNGAEAVIVVDDGGAVGIITDTDLAFYEDHPDTVGSGTAAGIMRSSILSLPETARTREAVAVMLETACQSVIISGENGVKGIITRDDIIREVVQ, from the coding sequence ATGCTGGTATCTGATCTGATGTCTACGCCAGTTCATGCTGCTAAACCGAATGACACGGTATCATATGCTCGTAACCAGATGCTTAGACATAAAATATCCAGGATCCTTGTGATTGAAGATGGACGCGCACTTGGGATCATTACAAAGAAGGATATCGGGTTTCGGTTACGGAGAAATAATCCTCAATGGCGGCACCGGCAGATCGATAATGAGCCACTGATCCGGGTGATGAGTACCGATCTTGTACGTTTGTCTCCGGATAGCAGCATTCGGGATGCGCTCCTTCTCCTCCTGGCCCACCAGATTAGTGGTGCTCCGGTTATTGACCAGGGCATGGTGCTGGGAATCCTGACAAGGACTGACATCCTGCGCTCAAAAATTGTAGATAAACTGGATGTTCCGGTTACAGAACTGATGCATGAACCGGTACAGGTTACTCCACAGCATTCCCATGGGCATGTTGTTGATCTGATTAAAAATGGAGCTGAAGCGGTTATTGTTGTTGATGATGGAGGAGCTGTCGGGATAATTACTGACACTGATCTTGCCTTTTATGAAGATCACCCTGATACTGTAGGGTCTGGTACTGCAGCGGGGATTATGCGTTCTTCTATCCTTTCTCTTCCTGAAACAGCGAGAACCAGAGAAGCCGTTGCGGTCATGTTAGAGACCGCCTGCCAGAGTGTGATAATCTCCGGCGAGAATGGCGTAAAAGGAATAATTACCAGAGATGACATAATACGGGAAGTGGTTCAATGA
- a CDS encoding HPP family protein: MTNTILVRDVMAKPVTVAKSAPVTDALDKMLDTGLDPLVVLHQGEVVGTVSRQKIVEKLGARHSSEVAPTAIHVSNTIDTEFTIVYEDQELDVLIPLLQNQAKLAVVYDGDNKIVGQVSYGDLLAKMVPEGDLSSVTDPHHVIEAGERMVHLRRKMVDEKIARCVVMADNKMAGLVSETDVAIALTKFREAVDDRHQEHQIRNILVKDIMSAPVMSVEKNVTIPDVVSKMLSKNISSLPVTDNGKVIGIVTRESLIRAL; this comes from the coding sequence ATGACCAATACCATACTTGTACGAGACGTAATGGCAAAACCAGTCACAGTTGCAAAGTCTGCACCAGTGACTGATGCCTTAGATAAGATGCTTGATACCGGACTTGACCCCCTGGTGGTACTTCACCAGGGAGAAGTTGTTGGGACTGTTTCACGTCAGAAGATAGTAGAAAAGCTTGGTGCCAGACACAGCTCTGAAGTTGCACCTACTGCGATTCATGTCTCCAATACGATTGATACTGAATTTACCATTGTATATGAGGATCAGGAACTTGATGTTCTGATTCCGCTTCTTCAGAACCAGGCAAAACTTGCAGTGGTTTATGATGGAGATAACAAAATCGTGGGCCAAGTCTCATACGGAGATTTACTTGCAAAGATGGTTCCAGAAGGGGATCTCTCCTCAGTCACTGATCCACATCATGTAATTGAAGCAGGAGAACGGATGGTACATCTCCGTCGGAAAATGGTTGATGAGAAAATTGCCAGATGCGTTGTCATGGCTGATAACAAGATGGCAGGTCTTGTGTCTGAGACAGATGTTGCTATCGCTCTCACCAAGTTCCGTGAAGCAGTAGATGACCGGCACCAGGAACATCAGATCCGTAACATTCTGGTAAAAGATATCATGAGTGCTCCGGTAATGAGCGTTGAAAAGAACGTTACTATTCCGGATGTTGTGTCAAAAATGCTTTCAAAGAACATCAGCAGCCTTC
- a CDS encoding CBS domain-containing protein gives MNSHHDNGNRTVLSIATSKVISAPPTMRIFGAIETLTQWGFRRLPIVDPGTHRLKGIITARDVIDFLGGGELFNLINVKHDGNFLAAINESVSKIMKTDVRTLHPDASLSEALEIILRDRIGGIPIVDDEGVLNGIITERDVLKILCRSHAATPVEDVMTRSLLVQQPDCPLATVTKVMTEHQFRRLPIVKKDILFGIITATDIVRYIGSGKVFEKLVTGDVAEVMSIPVRDLLSGNLFTTNSEATVTDAARAMMAKKVGALPVIDQSRLVGLVTEFDLVRAFSPNEMSRR, from the coding sequence ATGAATTCACATCATGACAACGGTAACAGAACGGTACTTTCGATAGCAACATCGAAGGTGATCTCAGCACCGCCGACAATGCGGATCTTTGGCGCTATTGAGACCCTTACCCAATGGGGATTTCGCAGACTGCCCATTGTTGATCCAGGAACTCACCGGCTGAAAGGTATTATTACTGCACGGGATGTCATCGATTTTCTCGGCGGTGGAGAACTTTTCAACCTCATTAATGTCAAACATGATGGGAATTTCCTCGCAGCAATAAATGAAAGTGTAAGCAAAATAATGAAGACTGATGTCAGGACATTACACCCTGACGCTAGTCTTTCTGAAGCTCTTGAAATCATTTTACGTGACCGCATTGGTGGTATCCCCATTGTTGATGACGAGGGGGTGCTCAATGGTATCATTACCGAACGTGATGTCTTGAAAATCCTGTGTCGTTCACATGCAGCAACTCCGGTTGAAGATGTGATGACCCGTTCACTACTGGTTCAACAACCAGATTGTCCGCTTGCTACGGTTACCAAGGTGATGACTGAGCACCAGTTCAGAAGACTCCCTATTGTAAAAAAAGATATTTTATTTGGGATTATTACCGCGACTGATATTGTCCGGTATATTGGCTCTGGAAAGGTGTTTGAAAAACTCGTCACTGGAGATGTGGCTGAGGTTATGAGTATTCCTGTCAGGGATTTGTTAAGTGGCAATCTGTTCACAACAAATTCAGAAGCGACCGTAACTGATGCAGCCAGGGCGATGATGGCTAAAAAAGTAGGCGCCCTTCCAGTGATTGATCAGAGCCGTCTTGTTGGACTTGTTACAGAATTTGACCTGGTAAGAGCTTTTTCACCCAATGAAATGAGCAGGAGATAA